The following are from one region of the Sandaracinus amylolyticus genome:
- a CDS encoding FG-GAP repeat domain-containing protein, which translates to MPSVRALPSLILAFVVAGCDCGGTPPDGRPCDRTNDCPSGFECIDGACFALGDGSIDALCDDGRARCGSSCCGVDRVCNAGVCALDCGDRVMCDRACCGAGEECVGSTQCAIECADEAQRCGASGELCCASGEACLGDACVALGEPCELTEECEIDAFCEPTLMRCVPRDAVDVCEFRPPVGEFSPRIACQWRPPAAYAAYQDVVMTPSVLNLTDDDGDGATDTRDIPDIVFAAFDRPTDGCCTTRARLVIASGACNADGSMTTHAMLDAPFIDNSGGIALGNLDPESDVANRAPEIVATFRLESPARNGVIAWRRASSDGSAWTEMWRRDGVPSTDQSSAGAQPSLADVSSDGQPDVVIGNLVLNGLTGATIWDGNVTVGTSSGVGNNAFLGPVSTIADIDLDGVMEVIAGNTVYDGRNGAEEWSYPYTTMGSPCGGGAVPCDGYNGVGNFDGDREGEVVIVRQGEVFVLNHDGSLLHRIAVPRLTCANNESGPPTIADFDGDGRPEIGTAGADYYAVVDLDCLATPMPAGCDSPGILWKVRNQDCSSRATGSSVFDFEGDGAAEVIYADEVSFRIFDGRTGAILYEDRTHRSNTRLEMPIVVDVDNDGKSEVVIPEPNPGTPNAGGIEIWEDVDNNWVRTRRVWNQHSYHVTNISEDGQVPRLEEPNWLSSRLNNFRQNVQPGGLFDAPDLQVASIVVGECISSGVLRIAITVTNRGALGVAPGIPVWVRATPAGGAEVDLGAHRTTTTLLPGRSETIVVTWDLGAPFGFESFTVRAKVDDDGTGAGVYNECIEDNNEITSEPLMTCSFG; encoded by the coding sequence ATGCCGTCGGTCCGCGCTCTGCCCTCGTTGATCCTCGCGTTCGTCGTCGCGGGCTGCGACTGCGGCGGCACACCGCCGGACGGGCGGCCCTGCGATCGAACGAACGACTGTCCCAGCGGGTTCGAGTGCATCGACGGCGCGTGCTTCGCGCTCGGCGACGGCAGCATCGACGCGCTCTGCGACGACGGTCGCGCGCGCTGCGGCTCGAGCTGCTGCGGCGTCGATCGCGTCTGCAACGCCGGCGTGTGCGCGCTCGACTGCGGGGATCGCGTGATGTGCGATCGCGCGTGCTGCGGCGCGGGTGAGGAGTGCGTCGGCAGCACGCAGTGCGCGATCGAGTGCGCCGACGAAGCGCAGCGGTGCGGCGCGAGCGGCGAGCTCTGCTGCGCGAGCGGCGAGGCGTGCCTCGGTGACGCGTGCGTGGCGCTCGGCGAGCCCTGCGAGCTCACCGAGGAGTGCGAGATCGACGCGTTCTGCGAGCCCACGTTGATGCGCTGCGTGCCGCGCGACGCGGTGGACGTGTGCGAGTTCCGCCCGCCGGTCGGCGAGTTCTCGCCACGCATCGCGTGCCAGTGGCGACCGCCCGCGGCCTACGCGGCGTACCAGGACGTCGTGATGACGCCCTCGGTGCTCAACCTCACCGACGACGACGGGGACGGCGCGACCGACACCCGCGACATCCCGGACATCGTGTTCGCGGCGTTCGATCGCCCGACCGACGGATGCTGCACCACCCGCGCGCGCCTCGTGATCGCGAGCGGCGCGTGCAACGCCGACGGCTCGATGACGACGCACGCGATGCTCGATGCGCCCTTCATCGACAACTCGGGCGGCATCGCGCTCGGCAACCTCGATCCCGAGAGCGACGTGGCGAACCGCGCGCCCGAGATCGTCGCGACGTTCCGCCTCGAGTCGCCCGCGCGCAACGGCGTGATCGCGTGGCGCCGCGCGAGCTCCGACGGCTCGGCATGGACCGAGATGTGGCGCCGCGACGGCGTGCCGAGCACCGATCAGAGCAGCGCGGGCGCGCAGCCTTCGCTCGCCGACGTGAGCTCCGACGGACAGCCCGACGTCGTGATCGGCAACCTCGTGCTGAACGGCCTGACCGGCGCGACGATCTGGGACGGCAACGTCACGGTCGGCACCAGCTCGGGCGTCGGCAACAACGCGTTCCTCGGCCCGGTCTCGACGATCGCCGACATCGACCTCGACGGCGTGATGGAGGTGATCGCGGGCAACACCGTCTACGACGGTCGCAACGGCGCGGAGGAGTGGTCGTACCCGTACACGACGATGGGCTCGCCGTGCGGAGGCGGCGCGGTGCCGTGCGATGGCTACAACGGCGTCGGCAACTTCGACGGCGATCGCGAGGGCGAGGTCGTGATCGTGCGGCAGGGCGAGGTGTTCGTGCTGAACCACGACGGCTCGCTGCTGCATCGCATCGCGGTGCCGCGCCTCACGTGCGCGAACAACGAGAGCGGCCCGCCGACCATCGCGGACTTCGACGGAGACGGCCGTCCCGAGATCGGCACCGCGGGCGCCGACTACTACGCGGTCGTCGATCTCGACTGCCTCGCGACGCCGATGCCCGCGGGGTGCGACTCGCCCGGCATCCTGTGGAAGGTGCGCAACCAGGACTGCTCGAGCCGCGCGACGGGCTCGAGCGTGTTCGACTTCGAAGGCGACGGCGCCGCGGAGGTCATCTACGCGGACGAGGTCAGCTTCCGCATTTTCGACGGACGCACCGGCGCGATCCTCTACGAAGACCGCACGCACCGCAGCAACACGCGGCTCGAGATGCCGATCGTCGTCGACGTCGACAACGACGGGAAGAGCGAGGTCGTGATCCCCGAGCCGAACCCCGGCACGCCGAACGCGGGCGGCATCGAGATCTGGGAGGACGTCGACAACAATTGGGTGCGCACCCGTCGCGTGTGGAACCAGCACAGCTACCACGTGACGAACATCAGCGAGGACGGTCAGGTCCCGCGGCTCGAAGAGCCCAACTGGCTCAGCTCGCGCCTCAACAATTTCCGGCAGAACGTGCAGCCCGGTGGTCTCTTCGACGCGCCGGATCTGCAGGTCGCGTCGATCGTGGTCGGCGAGTGCATCTCCAGCGGCGTGCTGCGGATCGCGATCACCGTGACGAACCGCGGCGCGCTCGGCGTCGCGCCGGGGATCCCGGTGTGGGTCCGCGCGACGCCGGCCGGTGGCGCCGAGGTCGATCTCGGCGCGCACCGCACCACGACGACGCTGCTCCCCGGGCGCTCGGAGACGATCGTCGTGACCTGGGACCTCGGCGCGCCGTTCGGGTTCGAGAGCTTCACGGTTCGCGCGAAGGTCGACGACGACGGCACCGGCGCCGGCGTCTACAACGAGTGCATCGAGGACAACAACGAGATCACGAGCGAGCCGCTGATGACGTGCTCGTTCGGGTGA
- a CDS encoding RCC1 domain-containing protein, producing the protein MRLQAGYFTFVLLAIPLVGCRADLACGPLLVEDRARHLCRCPNGGEHRDGLCYLDDGGVAPLDGMVVDVADAGALCTPRAMRACPSGTDVGECNAGTQHCDEHGVWGPCEGAVGPTAEACNGRDDDCDAAIDGATAAASCGAAARALEVGCTAGDCVVTQCASGWRDCDGGFANGCETQLGALEACAGCGDVCGWDCEASGCNDATAIDAGNDHACALRETGSVVCWGSNTVGQLGNDSMANSATPVAVTGLSDVEAIAAGGAHTCALSTSGTVRCWGDNSSGQLGNGSMMRSPVPVPVTGLTEVQAIAAGSAHTCALLGGGGVRCWGANRSGQLGNGSTTLSASPVSVSGITTARAIALGGAHSCALIADGSMRCWGANGSGQLGDDAVSSSSVPVSVDLPSTAAAVTTGDVHTCALSSTGTVLCWGENSDGQLGDGSLSSRRVPTAVIGLSDVQGIGAGAYHTCAVLAGGSALCWGLNTHGQLGSDVIGTSSTPVAVAALSGGNEISGGGNHTCALRASGGVACWGRNHAGQVGDGSTMNRLEPVAVIAP; encoded by the coding sequence ATGCGACTGCAGGCCGGGTATTTCACATTCGTTCTTCTCGCCATCCCGCTTGTCGGGTGCAGAGCCGACCTCGCATGCGGCCCATTGCTGGTGGAAGACCGAGCGCGTCACCTCTGTCGTTGCCCGAACGGCGGAGAGCACCGTGACGGGCTCTGTTATCTCGACGACGGCGGTGTTGCGCCGCTCGATGGGATGGTTGTCGACGTTGCCGATGCAGGCGCTCTCTGCACGCCGCGGGCGATGCGCGCGTGCCCCAGCGGCACGGACGTCGGCGAGTGCAACGCCGGCACCCAGCACTGCGACGAGCACGGCGTCTGGGGGCCGTGCGAGGGCGCGGTAGGACCGACCGCAGAAGCATGCAACGGACGCGACGATGACTGCGACGCTGCCATCGATGGCGCCACGGCAGCGGCGTCGTGCGGCGCAGCCGCGCGCGCGTTGGAGGTCGGGTGCACCGCCGGCGATTGCGTCGTCACGCAGTGTGCGTCCGGTTGGCGCGACTGTGACGGCGGGTTCGCGAACGGCTGCGAGACTCAGCTCGGAGCTCTCGAGGCATGCGCCGGTTGCGGTGACGTGTGCGGCTGGGACTGCGAGGCGAGCGGCTGCAACGACGCGACTGCGATCGACGCAGGGAACGATCACGCGTGCGCTCTTCGCGAGACCGGATCGGTCGTCTGCTGGGGCAGCAACACTGTCGGTCAGCTCGGGAACGACTCGATGGCGAACAGCGCCACGCCCGTGGCGGTAACGGGCCTGTCCGATGTCGAAGCGATCGCTGCGGGCGGCGCGCATACGTGTGCGCTGTCCACGAGTGGGACAGTTCGATGTTGGGGCGACAACTCCTCCGGGCAGCTCGGGAACGGCTCGATGATGCGCAGTCCGGTGCCGGTTCCAGTCACGGGCCTCACGGAAGTCCAGGCCATCGCCGCGGGCAGCGCTCACACGTGTGCCCTTTTGGGCGGAGGCGGCGTGCGCTGCTGGGGCGCGAACCGTTCGGGTCAATTGGGCAACGGCTCGACTACGCTGAGCGCGAGCCCTGTGTCGGTCTCTGGGATCACGACTGCGCGAGCGATCGCTCTCGGGGGCGCGCACTCCTGCGCCTTGATCGCGGACGGCTCGATGCGCTGCTGGGGCGCGAACGGATCAGGACAGCTCGGCGACGACGCTGTCTCGAGCTCGAGCGTGCCAGTCTCGGTCGACCTGCCGTCGACGGCCGCCGCAGTCACGACCGGCGACGTGCACACGTGCGCGCTGAGCTCGACCGGGACGGTCCTCTGCTGGGGCGAGAACAGCGATGGTCAGCTCGGCGACGGCTCGCTCAGCTCGAGGCGCGTGCCTACGGCTGTGATCGGCTTGAGCGACGTCCAGGGCATCGGCGCGGGCGCCTATCACACGTGCGCCGTGCTGGCGGGCGGTTCGGCCCTGTGCTGGGGCCTCAATACGCACGGACAGCTCGGTAGCGACGTGATCGGGACCAGCAGCACGCCCGTCGCCGTCGCTGCGCTGTCCGGTGGGAATGAGATCTCTGGAGGGGGCAATCACACCTGTGCGCTGCGCGCGAGTGGAGGAGTCGCATGCTGGGGCCGGAATCACGCCGGCCAAGTCGGCGACGGCTCGACGATGAATCGTCTCGAGCCCGTCGCCGTCATCGCTCCATAG
- a CDS encoding adenylate/guanylate cyclase domain-containing protein, whose amino-acid sequence MGAPAETTRRERHRGERGLPLRPTLVTVVALLIVLGAGGVGLSAYVSSTRVVDALFRDLATRIGAATTQRTLRYLEPAEPYAAMTAELARHGSLAIDDEDALLAHFHAAVAANPSFTWASFARADGTYVAVQRAEEGRLHGTIRSQDADAFPSLSGEGPTRWRELVALPAHLGTPGFAVVDEHRGSYDARTRGWYQEAASSEGGRWVRPFLFFTRRQPGFMYVMPLRADDALRGVFAVEYEISYLSEFLATLRVGEHGRVYLLTHDGLVVAHPDGQVTEGEGDALAIARAGSHPDVALREAFVAMEASGGATRWLREGGHFRFGEHLAMAHPFPSEHGMDLAVLVIAPEADFFGEVHRQGAIALMIALVALIFAVLAGVVFSNRISGALRVIADEMERIGRFELSDRPVSGDGSLVREVNDMTAVADRMKNGLRSFGKYVPRALVQELIGSGEEAVLGGRGRELTILFSDVAGFTSISEKLSPSELVEQLGEYLDALSSCVEREHGTVDKYIGDAIMAFWGAPRELSDHALRACRAALAMQQAARALDAKWQGEGKPPMKTRIGVNTGECVVGNIGSHERMNYTVMGDSVNLASRLEGLNGAYGTWIMLGETTADAVKNEMLVRPLDWVAVKGKARAILVHELIGTRASATEAQRDGAERYREALDLYRARRFEEAAAAFERAREAFGGDDAPSTAMAERCRTYLADPPPDDWNGASVRHSK is encoded by the coding sequence ATGGGAGCGCCCGCGGAGACGACGCGTCGCGAGCGGCACCGCGGTGAGCGCGGTCTGCCGCTGCGGCCGACGCTCGTCACGGTCGTCGCGCTGCTGATCGTGCTCGGTGCGGGCGGCGTGGGCCTCTCCGCGTACGTGAGCTCGACGCGGGTCGTCGACGCGCTCTTCCGCGATCTCGCGACGCGCATCGGCGCCGCGACCACCCAGCGCACGCTGCGCTACCTCGAGCCCGCCGAGCCCTACGCCGCGATGACCGCGGAGCTCGCGCGGCACGGCTCGCTCGCGATCGACGACGAGGACGCGCTGCTCGCGCACTTCCACGCCGCGGTCGCGGCGAACCCCTCGTTCACGTGGGCGTCGTTCGCGCGCGCCGACGGCACCTACGTCGCGGTGCAGCGCGCGGAAGAAGGGCGCCTCCACGGCACGATCCGCTCGCAGGACGCCGATGCGTTCCCGTCGCTCTCGGGCGAAGGCCCGACGCGCTGGCGCGAGCTGGTCGCGCTGCCCGCGCACCTGGGAACACCGGGCTTCGCGGTCGTCGACGAGCATCGCGGCAGCTACGACGCGCGCACGCGCGGCTGGTACCAGGAGGCCGCGTCGAGCGAAGGCGGGCGCTGGGTGCGTCCCTTCCTCTTCTTCACGCGCCGTCAGCCCGGCTTCATGTACGTGATGCCGCTGCGCGCCGACGACGCGCTGCGCGGCGTCTTCGCGGTCGAGTACGAGATCTCGTACCTCTCCGAGTTCCTCGCGACGCTGCGCGTCGGCGAGCACGGCCGCGTCTACCTGCTCACGCACGACGGGCTCGTCGTGGCGCATCCCGACGGTCAGGTGACGGAAGGGGAGGGCGATGCGCTCGCGATCGCACGCGCGGGATCGCACCCCGACGTCGCGCTGCGCGAGGCGTTCGTCGCGATGGAGGCGAGCGGCGGTGCGACGCGCTGGCTCCGGGAGGGCGGGCACTTCCGCTTCGGCGAGCACCTCGCGATGGCGCATCCGTTCCCGAGCGAGCACGGGATGGATCTCGCGGTGCTCGTCATCGCGCCCGAGGCGGACTTCTTCGGCGAGGTGCACCGCCAGGGCGCGATCGCGCTGATGATCGCGCTCGTCGCGCTGATCTTCGCGGTGCTCGCGGGGGTGGTCTTCTCGAACCGCATCTCGGGCGCGCTGCGCGTGATCGCCGACGAGATGGAGCGCATCGGCCGCTTCGAGCTCAGCGATCGCCCGGTGTCGGGCGACGGCTCGCTGGTGCGCGAGGTGAACGACATGACGGCGGTCGCGGACCGGATGAAGAACGGGCTGCGATCGTTCGGCAAGTACGTGCCGCGGGCGCTGGTGCAGGAGCTGATCGGCAGCGGCGAGGAAGCGGTGCTCGGCGGTCGCGGCCGCGAGCTGACGATCCTCTTCAGCGACGTCGCGGGCTTCACGAGCATCTCGGAGAAGCTCTCGCCCTCCGAGCTCGTCGAGCAGCTCGGCGAGTACCTCGACGCGCTCTCGTCGTGCGTCGAGCGCGAGCACGGCACCGTCGACAAGTACATCGGCGACGCGATCATGGCGTTCTGGGGCGCGCCGCGAGAGCTCTCGGATCACGCGCTGCGCGCGTGCCGCGCCGCGCTCGCGATGCAGCAGGCGGCGCGCGCGCTCGACGCGAAGTGGCAGGGCGAGGGCAAGCCGCCGATGAAGACCCGCATCGGCGTGAACACCGGCGAGTGCGTCGTCGGCAACATCGGCTCGCACGAGCGCATGAACTACACGGTGATGGGCGACTCGGTGAACCTCGCGAGCCGCCTCGAGGGCCTCAACGGCGCGTACGGCACCTGGATCATGCTCGGCGAGACCACCGCCGACGCGGTGAAGAACGAGATGCTGGTGCGCCCGCTCGACTGGGTCGCGGTGAAGGGCAAGGCGCGCGCGATCCTGGTGCACGAGCTGATCGGCACGCGCGCGTCGGCGACCGAGGCACAGCGCGACGGAGCAGAGCGCTATCGTGAGGCGCTCGATCTCTATCGTGCGCGCCGCTTCGAGGAGGCCGCGGCTGCGTTCGAGCGCGCGCGAGAGGCGTTCGGGGGCGACGACGCGCCCAGCACCGCGATGGCCGAGCGCTGCCGCACGTACCTCGCGGATCCGCCGCCCGACGACTGGAACGGCGCGTCGGTGCGCCACAGCAAGTGA
- a CDS encoding polyprenyl synthetase family protein, translating to MDGGAWYEPLLAPVRPTVQAALRDVSDVFEGDPWSVPRTGLGGALALQVARGFGRAGSRRARRLCASSIEAWNQRVHRPRRDELDRALARDTRDFLRAWSRFVREDDARAQRVVARLSPAWSAEAPVPEAVIFLRAAIAAGVLLGEVGDEVHAQLDAFATWTALAWEARQGTLDRARWEGALDAIGARAPFTADAESHARREAHAALAPWADHRTASALRALLDRLPSGPAAPREPDAWLPAIAPDPAPSRPARRGESALDRFIDAHARNVEDAIATIAEGAPARTRGAIEYLRRQGGKRLRPFVVLASTRACGGDPEWALREGAIVEWLHQTSLVIDDVLDGATLRRGGPTLHHATSVPFATAVALQLLARLAMAARDLPGESRVLVADTAAALAEGEWSEMRHSGDPTISITAYCRVIEAKTARLFATACALGGLAARATPASIRALTRAGREAGLAFQIVDDLLDAIGDEAELGKRRGTDLRARKPTLPTLLLRDALPPIERARLESLIRGDRACTDVEVAWAARRIEELEVDERCRERADAHLSRALAELARLPDREGAALLEGLFTRCVERRA from the coding sequence GTGGACGGGGGCGCCTGGTACGAACCGCTGCTCGCGCCGGTGCGGCCGACGGTGCAAGCCGCGCTGCGCGACGTGAGCGACGTGTTCGAGGGCGACCCGTGGTCGGTGCCGCGCACCGGGCTCGGCGGTGCGCTCGCGCTGCAGGTCGCGCGTGGGTTCGGTCGTGCGGGCTCGCGGCGTGCGCGACGGCTCTGCGCGTCGTCGATCGAGGCGTGGAACCAGCGCGTGCATCGCCCGCGTCGTGACGAGCTCGATCGCGCGCTGGCGCGTGACACCCGCGACTTCCTGCGCGCGTGGTCGCGCTTCGTGCGCGAGGACGATGCGCGCGCGCAGCGCGTGGTCGCGCGGCTGAGCCCGGCGTGGAGCGCCGAGGCGCCGGTGCCCGAGGCGGTGATCTTCCTGCGCGCGGCGATCGCGGCGGGCGTGCTGCTGGGCGAGGTCGGCGACGAGGTGCACGCGCAGCTCGACGCGTTCGCGACCTGGACCGCGCTCGCGTGGGAGGCGCGCCAGGGCACGCTCGATCGTGCGCGCTGGGAAGGCGCGCTGGACGCGATCGGCGCGCGCGCGCCGTTCACCGCCGACGCCGAGTCGCACGCGCGCCGCGAGGCCCACGCCGCGCTCGCACCGTGGGCCGATCACCGCACCGCGAGCGCGCTGCGCGCGCTGCTCGATCGCCTGCCCTCGGGGCCCGCCGCGCCGCGCGAGCCCGACGCGTGGCTGCCCGCGATCGCGCCCGATCCCGCACCTTCACGTCCGGCGCGTCGTGGAGAGAGCGCGCTCGATCGATTCATCGATGCGCATGCACGCAACGTCGAGGACGCGATCGCCACGATCGCCGAGGGCGCGCCGGCGCGCACCCGCGGCGCGATCGAGTACCTGCGGCGCCAGGGCGGCAAGCGACTGCGTCCGTTCGTGGTGCTCGCGAGCACGCGCGCCTGCGGGGGCGATCCCGAGTGGGCGCTGCGCGAGGGCGCGATCGTCGAGTGGCTGCACCAGACCTCGCTCGTGATCGACGACGTGCTCGACGGCGCGACGCTGCGGCGCGGCGGGCCGACGCTGCACCACGCGACGAGCGTCCCGTTCGCGACCGCGGTGGCGCTGCAGCTCCTCGCACGGCTCGCGATGGCGGCGCGCGATCTGCCCGGTGAGAGCCGCGTGCTCGTCGCCGACACCGCGGCCGCGCTCGCCGAGGGCGAGTGGTCGGAGATGCGCCACTCCGGCGATCCGACGATCTCGATCACCGCGTACTGCCGGGTGATCGAAGCGAAGACGGCGCGCCTCTTCGCGACGGCGTGCGCGCTGGGCGGGCTCGCGGCGCGCGCCACACCGGCGAGCATTCGCGCGCTCACGCGAGCCGGGCGCGAGGCGGGCCTCGCGTTCCAGATCGTCGACGATCTGCTCGACGCGATCGGCGACGAGGCCGAGCTCGGCAAGCGTCGCGGGACCGATCTGCGCGCGCGGAAGCCGACGCTGCCGACGCTGCTCCTGCGGGACGCGCTCCCGCCCATCGAGCGCGCGCGCCTCGAGTCGCTGATCCGCGGCGACCGCGCGTGCACCGACGTCGAGGTCGCGTGGGCCGCGAGGCGCATCGAGGAGCTCGAGGTCGACGAGCGATGTCGCGAGCGCGCAGATGCGCACCTGTCGCGCGCGCTCGCCGAGCTCGCGCGGCTCCCCGATCGCGAGGGAGCCGCGCTGCTCGAAGGGCTCTTCACGCGCTGCGTGGAGCGCCGCGCCTGA
- a CDS encoding Dickkopf N-terminal cysteine-rich domain-containing protein encodes MRGKGVRSIAVCAACVLVLVACGDDDGATGSDAGTDAGVDGGPVTNDDAGSPDSGGPDAGLDTDALLARMRARWCGTRANLTCDSAYDCACDRGERPDLATCLTTETQRCYASMVQPLREHLESGRVTVDLPALDACEARLRDTIGAACSGRVDDVAEWCARFLIDDVAEGEECASQLVRCLDGEGTCATGTCERAPALGEACTFACRGDLVCRGGTCAELSDVGETCEADSHCAGTAFCVDGTCAASRVAIGAACDETSECVGGARCEDGECVMADPTANCEDDTTCGALTTCEPYSAQQCVARGSVAIGGACLVDEQCAPGAYCEGYSTCAARVATGEGCDRAAMCADGYCDIGSPTPTCLAPAAEGEGCDAPIGHLGQVCADGLVCVASTCRPPPPEGQPCGDQNECATGLVCGAGNRCRTPIALGAACDVTAPQSPCVAGAFCDEGTCAAARPASASCDGLPGECGTGLACLDIGTPHTYVCTPLPGAGELCAIECVSDSLCVFGPIGGRCQNPVCNAIPAPPPPF; translated from the coding sequence ATGCGAGGGAAGGGTGTGCGTTCGATCGCGGTGTGCGCCGCGTGTGTGCTCGTGCTCGTCGCGTGCGGCGATGACGACGGCGCGACCGGCTCGGACGCCGGCACCGACGCCGGTGTGGACGGCGGCCCCGTCACGAACGACGACGCGGGCAGTCCCGACTCCGGCGGGCCCGACGCGGGCCTCGACACCGACGCGCTCCTCGCGCGGATGCGCGCGCGCTGGTGCGGCACGCGCGCGAACCTCACGTGCGACTCGGCGTACGACTGCGCATGCGATCGCGGTGAGCGCCCCGACCTCGCGACGTGCCTCACGACCGAGACCCAGCGCTGCTACGCGTCGATGGTCCAGCCGCTCCGCGAGCACCTCGAGTCCGGCCGCGTCACGGTGGATCTCCCGGCGCTCGATGCGTGCGAGGCGCGCCTGCGCGACACGATCGGCGCAGCGTGCAGCGGGCGCGTCGACGACGTCGCGGAGTGGTGCGCGCGCTTCCTGATCGACGACGTCGCCGAGGGCGAAGAGTGCGCGTCGCAGCTCGTGCGCTGCCTCGATGGCGAAGGAACGTGCGCCACCGGCACCTGCGAGCGCGCGCCTGCGCTCGGCGAGGCGTGCACCTTCGCGTGCCGCGGTGATCTCGTGTGCCGCGGCGGGACGTGCGCCGAGCTCTCCGACGTCGGCGAGACCTGCGAGGCCGACTCGCACTGCGCGGGCACCGCGTTCTGCGTCGACGGAACCTGCGCGGCGTCGCGCGTCGCGATCGGCGCGGCGTGCGACGAGACCAGCGAGTGCGTGGGTGGCGCGCGCTGCGAGGACGGCGAGTGCGTGATGGCGGACCCGACCGCGAACTGCGAGGACGACACCACGTGTGGCGCGCTCACGACCTGCGAGCCGTACTCGGCGCAGCAGTGCGTCGCGCGCGGCTCGGTCGCGATCGGCGGCGCATGCCTCGTCGACGAGCAGTGCGCGCCCGGCGCGTACTGCGAGGGGTACAGCACGTGCGCGGCGCGCGTCGCGACCGGCGAGGGCTGTGATCGCGCGGCGATGTGCGCGGACGGGTATTGCGACATCGGCTCGCCGACGCCGACCTGCCTCGCGCCTGCCGCCGAAGGCGAGGGCTGCGACGCGCCGATCGGGCACCTCGGACAGGTCTGCGCGGACGGGCTGGTCTGCGTCGCCAGCACCTGCCGGCCGCCGCCGCCCGAGGGCCAGCCCTGCGGTGATCAGAACGAGTGCGCGACGGGCCTGGTGTGCGGTGCAGGCAATCGCTGCCGCACGCCGATTGCGCTCGGCGCAGCATGCGACGTGACGGCGCCCCAGAGCCCCTGCGTCGCGGGCGCGTTCTGCGACGAAGGCACGTGCGCCGCCGCGCGCCCGGCGAGCGCGAGCTGCGACGGCCTCCCGGGCGAGTGCGGCACCGGCCTCGCGTGCCTCGACATCGGAACCCCCCACACCTACGTCTGCACGCCGCTGCCGGGCGCGGGCGAGCTCTGCGCGATCGAGTGCGTGTCCGACTCGCTGTGTGTGTTCGGCCCGATCGGCGGGCGCTGCCAGAACCCGGTGTGCAACGCGATCCCCGCGCCGCCTCCTCCGTTCTGA